Within the Pseudomonadota bacterium genome, the region CGGCCCGAGCCGGTCAGCAAAAAAGCCCGGCCCTGCTCCACGATGGCCCGATCCAGGGACTGTGCGGTCTTGCCGGTGACCACCTTGGCCCATCCCGATTGCAGCCGGCCATCGGCTGCATCCCTCGTCACGGCATCGGCGCCCGGGTAGCCCCAACCGTGGGCTCGCCCGGTGACCGGCACGCTGAAGCCCGCTCTGCGTGCCATCTCCAGTGCGAATAGGTTGCACTTGGTGTAACCGAGGTAGCCACGCGCGTCGCGTACGTTGAAGCGGGCCACACCGCCCGGCGCCTGGGTCTCGAGCGGGCTCGCAAGCTCCTCGGTGCTCAGCGCGGCGTCCTTGGCCCAGCGCTCGGATCGCTCGAGCAGGCGCGTGGCCACCTGCTGCAGTCGTCCGGCTCCGCCCGGGAGCACGGGCCCCGCGGGCTGCGATGCGACCAGAGATACCTGGTCGGCCTCGGTGCTGTTGCCTGGCGTATTCGAAAGGCTCGGGGTCCCCACCATACTGTCTCGGACCAGGGCGCCGAGCCCGATTCCTCCGGCCTTCGCCAGCTCGTCTGCCAGGGCCTGGTCGAAGATCCGCGTGTACTGCTGCGCCGACCGGCCTGCGCCAGCAAGACCGGTCCCTTGCGGAAGCGACTTGCGCAGCACATCGAGGAGCTGCTTGAGGAACAACGCTTCGAACCGCTCGGCGGCTTGCTCGACCTCGCGCGCATCGGAGCGGGGCTCGCCCAGCGCGTTGAGCATCTCAGGCTGACCGGCGACCACGCTCATTGCACCTCGATCTCGGCCTGCAGCGCGCCTGCCCTGCGCAAGGCCTGGAAAATCGCCAACAGGTCGCGGGGATCCGCGCCCAGTGCGTTGAGGGCGCTGACAAGCTCGGAGAGACTGGCGGTGGCCTTCAGGTGATGTAGCGAACCGCGTCCCTGCTCCACGGTCACTTCGCTGTTTGGCACCACTGCGGTGCCGCCCTGGCCCAACGGATTTGGCTGCGATACCAGGGGCTGCTCGGAGATCTCGACGGTCAGCCCGCCCTGTGCAATGGCAACCTCCGAAATGCGCACGCCGCCTCCGAGCACCACGGTGCCCGTGCGCTCGTCGATGACCACCTTGGCTGGCGCGTCGGGCTGCACCTCGAGCATTTGGATCGCGGCCACCAGCCCGACCGGATCGTTCTTGTGCGATTCCGGCACCTGCACGCGGATGGTCGCGCTGTCTTGGGCCGTGGCGGACTGCTCTCCGAACGCTTCCGAAATCGCGGCAACGATGCGGCGCGCGGTCACAAAGGAGGGCTGGCGCAGCGCGAAATAGACGACTTTGCTCGAGAGCTTGGGAGCCCGCACGCGCCGTTCGACGATGGCGCCTTGCGGCACGCTGCCGGCGGTCGTGACGTTCTTGCCGACCGACGAGCCGCTCGCGCCCGACGCCGAAAAGCCTCCCACGACCAACGGTCCCTGGGCCACGGCGTACACCTTGCGGTCTGCGCCGTAAAGCGGGGTTTGTAAGAGCGTCCCACCGAGCAAGCTGCGCGCATTGCCCATCGAGGAAACCGTCACGTCGATGCGTGTGCCGGGATTGGAGAACGGCGGGAGCGTCGCGGTGACCATGACCGCGGCCGCATTGCGTGTTTGGATGATCTTGGGATCGATCGTCGATCCCAAACGCCTGAGGAGCGCAGCCGTGCTCTGGATCGTGAAGCGGGCTTGAATCGTGTCTCCGGTCCCCTGCAGCCCCACCACCAGGCCGTAGCCGATCAACTGGTTGCTGCGCACGCCCTTGATGTCGCACAGGGCTTGAATCGTGGCTGCATGGGCTACGCCGGCCCCGCAGCCGAGGTAGAGGGCCAGCGCCATCAGCAGCCGTCTCAACGTTTCGGCGCTGCACATCGTGTGGCTCAAGCTCATGTTCCTACATCCTGCTCATCGAGCGCACCTGCCACCTCAGAAGGGGTTGATCGCAGCGAGCAAGCGCGTCAGCCAGCCGCGCTGTTGATTATCCGACAACACTCCACGACCGGTAAGCTCGATCTGCGCCTCCGCGATCAAACCGGAGCTTACCGAATTGTCCTCGCGAATGTCTTGCTGCCGAATGACGCCGGAAACGTAGATATGAAGCTCCTCTTCGTTGATCAGAAGCACCTTGGATCCTTCGACATAGAGATCCCCGTTGGGCAGCACCCTCTTCACGCGGACCCCGATGTCGGCCCGTACACGAGTGCCGCGCTGGGTGCTGCCGCTCCCGTCGAACTCCGACTCGCTCATCAGGTCGATGAGCTTGGTGCTGTCGAGGTCGGGATAGGTTCGCTGCAGGGCGGCGGTGAACCCGAACAGCTTGGGCATGCCGATGCCCAGCGACGACTCGCGCTGTGTCTGTGTCGACGCGTCACCCTGGGCGCTTGCGGCTTCGTCGATCCGAATCGTCACCAGATCACCTACGCGCCCGGCCCGGAAATCGGCAAAGAGCCCGCGCGTACCCTCGGACCACAGCGATCCCTCCGAAAGGGGGCGGTACGCGTCGTCGTACTTGCCCGGATCGAAGCTGCGCTGGCGCGGCGTGTGGGGACGGATGTGATTGGGGCCGCAGCCGAGCAGCGCAAGCAAGCACGTGGCGGTTACAAGCCGGAGCCTCATTGCAGCACCTGAACCGTGCTCGAGTCGAGCACCCTGGCCCGCAGCGATTTGTGGCTGGTCGTGACCACATGGATGAGGTCACCGACACGGCCATCCTGCTTGGCAAAGCCTGAAATGCTGGCCCGCACGTTGCCCACCACGGCCACGATCCGCAGCGCGCGACCGCTTGCTATGGTGGGCTCGGGGCAGGTGACGCTGACGGGCGCCACCATCTGCTTGTCGCGTCCGCCTGAGCTGAGCGTGAACGCAGCCCCGAGGCGTCCGCTGCGGCGCGGCGCTCGAGCCGTGGTGCGGACCGTTACCGGCCCGGCCGACAGGGTGAGCGGGGTGTGCACCTGGATCGAGTCCACCTTGCACGGTGACAGTGCACGCGCGAGCGCGGGACGCAGCAGGGCGCGCACTTCGCTTGGACTCAGCCGCTGGGCGGCACGCGTCACGCGGCGAGCCCTCGGGATCTGCAGTCCCTCGCTCGTGCGACCCGCAGCGCGCAACGCAGCCAAAACCTCCTGCCGGCGCACCACCCTGGTTGCACCGGGCAGGGGCGCGGGCCCGAGCTCGAGTCGGCCTAGCTCCGAGCCAGCCAGCACGGGGATCAGCTCCTCGAGCAGCACTCGATCGTGCAACTGCGCACTTGCCGGCCGGGCGCCCAGCAGCAGCGCCGCGGCCGTGGCGAGCACCAAGGCCCAGTGCTTCGGAGAAGCGGAGAGCATCGCGGATCAACAAAGCAGCAAGCGTGCCAGCGGGTTCAGGCCTCGACGGACCCCGGTCTCGAGCGCAGCACTCTTGGTGAAGCGAGCCCCCCCGCGAAAACTGGCAGCTCGAGGCGCGACGACACCCAACAAAACAACTGCAGGCCGGGCGCGCCGCCGTGCCGTGCCGGCAGCCGAAAAGCGCCAGGTTTCCGGCACAGGCGACAGAAGCTTGCCGGCAGGCTCGGTCCTTTGCGACGAGTGCAGCAAGGGGCGTTCGGCGTCCACATCTGCCGATAGGTAGGGCCTGCGCTCCTGAGGGCTTGCTTGTGCTAGGCTGGTGCCATAGCGGGTGACCTCCGTGCGCAATCCCGACCAGCACGCCGCGCTCAAGGCCTACAGGGAGCGCCTACGCTCGCAGCGCTGACCCGCGGTCACCGGCTTCGAGCCCGATCGGTCGAGGATCTGGATCACGAGCATGCAGCGCTTCGCCCTGGCCGACATCGCCCTCAAGCGTCCGATCACGGTGGCGATGACCCTGGTCGCGGTCGTCCTTGTCGGAACCATCGGTGTCTTTCGACTACCGCTCGCGTTCCTGCCGTCGGAAAGCGCTTCGCGGATCGAGGTCGAGATCGACGGCAGTCGCATCAGCCCCGAGATCGCAGAGCGTGAGATCGTGCGCCCGTTCGAGGAGGCGGTGGCAGGACTTCGCGACCTGCGGAGCATGAGCATCCGTGCGGGCTATCGCGGCGTGGACGCTGAGCTGGAGCTTGCTCCGGGTACCGACATCGACGAGCGCAAGCTCGAGCTTCGGGAGCGGCTTGACCGGTTGCGCGGGCGACTCCCCGACACCGTGGAGGACATCAGCATCAGCTCGTCCGCTGGCGCTCGAGACGAGCCCATGATGGTGCTTCGGATCGCGAGCGATCGCAAGCTCGAGCAGCAATACTACCTGCTTCAGAATCGCATCGTCCGCCCTCTGGAACGGGTTGACGGCGTCGCACGCATCGAGCTCCATGGTGCTCAACCGCACCGGATCGAAATCGCCGTCGATCTCGATGCGGTGGAGCGCGCGGGAGCGAGCTTCCCGGATTTGCGCCGGGCTGTTCGAGGCGCGCACCAGAGCCGTGGGCTCGGCGTTCTGAGGGGAGCGAGCCAATCGATGGGCGTGCGCACGCTCGGGGGCGCAGCCTCGGTCGCAGCATACGCGTCGATTCCCGTGCAGCGCGCTGCCAGGCTGTCGGGCGCGGGCCCCGCGGCGAGCCCTGCGGGCTCGGGCGGCAGCACGCAGGTCGCCGCCACGAATCCCGAGGAGGCGGGCGCGCCCGATCCGTCGCTCGCCACCCTGGGGCAGCTCGCCACCCTGGTCAAGCGGCCGCGCGAACGCCGGGGCGGCAGCCGTCTCGATGGGCGACCAGCCATCGGGATGTCGATCTACGCCTCCGCCGGAGCGGGCGTGGTGGACGTATCCCGTCGGGTTCGAAAAACGCTCGAGACCGTTCGGCAGGACCCGGAGCTTGGAGACGTGCACGTCATCGTGTTCCGGGATCAAGGCGAGGTGGTGCTGGAAACGCTGGCCGACCTGCGAGACACCGGCCTGTACGGGGGCGCCATCGGGCTGCTCGTGCTGTTCGCCTTTCTCCGCCGGACGACCAACACGTTCATTGCGGCGCTGTGCATCCCTATCAGCGTGCTTGCAACCTGCGGCGTCCTGTTCCTTCGAGGAGGAGAGCTCAATTGCATCGTCCTTTTGGGTCTGGTGCTGGGGGTGGGCATGCTGGTCGACAACGCCGTGGTGATCGTGGAGGCGATCCACCTTCAACGCCAGCGCGGTGCAGCTCCGATGGCCGCCGCCCGCGAGGGCGCACGCGAGGTGGGTCTGGCGACGATCGCCTCGACGCTTTCCAGTGTCATCGTGTTTCTGCCTCTGATCGTGAGCGGCCCCGAGGAACCGTTGAGCGCGTACCTGCGCCCCCTTGGAATAACGTTTGTCATCGCGCTTTTGGCGAGCCTGCTCGTTTCGCAGACGCTCGTGCCTTTGCTCTCGGGTCGTTTCGGGGGCAGCGGAAACCGACCCGCGCGGCACACCATCCTGGGCCCGCTCTCGCGTGCCTACGGCTCGGTCGTCGCTCGCACCATTCGTTACCCGCGCCTGGCGCTGTTGATCGGGCTGGCCATCGCGGCGACCACCTGGATTCCCCTGCGGGGGCTCAAGATCGAAATGGGAACGGAGAGGAAGTCGATCAGCATTCCGATTCGTATCGATATCCAAGGCGACGCCACACTCGAGGGGATCGTCGCCGAGGTCCTCGCGCTCGAACAGGCCGTGCTGCCCCGCAAGAAGGAGCTCGGGCTCAAGGCGCTCACCTGCCGCTATCGTTCCTGGTGGGCCTACTGCCAGGTCTATCCCGAGCAGATAGAAAACGAGGCGCAGATGTCCACCCTACAAGCTCGGCTGAGCCGGCTGCTGCCCGAGAGGCTAGGGGTGGAATACCACCTGGGCGACAGCGGGCGGCGCTGGTGGCGCAATCGCGACCCACGCGTGATCCGGTTTGCGGTTCGGGGTGAGGACATGGGCGTGGTGGCGCAGCTGACGCAGGAGCTGTATCAGCACCTGAAGCAAGTGCTTGCGCGCGGCGACGCGAACGACCCTGACGCCGGCGGCTACGACCGGATCGAGGGCCCGTTCAACGAGGGCGGGCGGGAGCTGTTTCTGCATCTCAGGCCGCAACGTCTGCAGGCGCTTGGGCTTCGCGCCGATCAGGTGGCCAGCGCGGTCTCGCTGGCGTTTCAGGGCGTGCCTGCAGGGCGAGTGCACGCGCAGGAGGGAGAGATCGCGGTGCGGCTCACGACCGGCAGGCTGACCGAGCGAGGTCCGGAGCTGCGGGCGTTGGAGCAGTTTCAGGTCCCGCTGCCTCGGGGCGGACATGTGCCCCTGCGATCGCTCGCGCATACCGAGCTGCGTCGCGCGCCCTGGTGGACGCAGCGCGAGGATCGCCAGACCGAGCTGCGGATGTCCGTGCGCTTCTTCGGCAGCGATCGGCGTGCCAACCGCAAAGCAGTCTTCGACGCCATCGAAGGCTTCGACTTCCCGCCAGGCTATTCTGCCGGCGCCGCCACGGCGCGCTGGGAACGCAAGGAAAAGCGGTCGGAAACCGAGATGCTCGTCAACCTCGTGCTGTGCCTGGTCCTCGTCTATGCGGTCATGGCCTCGCTGTTCGAGAGCTTCCTGCAGCCCATGGGGATCCTGATCACGTGCCTGCTGGGAGCGCTGGGCGCCCCCTGGGCGATGTGGGCCACGGGTACGACCCTGGATACGGTCGCTGTCGTCGGCCTGTTCATTCTGGTGGGCATCGTCGTCAACAACGGAATCATGCTGGTGGATAAGATCACGCAGCTTCGCGCCACGGGCATGCCGCGCTCGGAGGCCGTGCGCCGCGCCGGGCAAGATCGCTTGCGTCCTATCCTGATGACCGCTGCGACGACGGTCCTCGGGCTCGTACCCATGCTCTTGCATCACCCGACGCTGGCCGGCGTCTACTACCACTCGATCGCTATCATCATCGCCGGCGGTCTGCTCACCAGCACGTTCATCACATTGCTCTTTCTGCCTGCGACGTACGTGGTGTTTGAAGACCTAGCCCGCGAGACGCGCGGGGTGTGGCGTCGCGTGGCTGGAGGTTCGGTTTCGACCAACGGGTCGGATCGATCGTGGTGACCGCGCGGGCGAACTCGACAACCTACGGGCGCTTGCAAGTTCTCGCAGCAGGAGGTCGCGGACGCCTTCGATGCGCTCGTGCTTGCGGTTGAGGGCGAGAGCCGTTCCCGCCCGCGGCGTGCATATCGCCGGTGAACGCGAACGCATGCTTTTTTGGGGGGTACTGGGGACAACGGCTGTCGGTGATCAAACGGCCGGGGATTGGCTTGCGGCCCGTTGCGGCAGCGTCCAAACTGGGGCCATGTCGATTACACCTTGCGTCAAGACGCTGGATCCGCAGTACTACGTCGGGATACGGCGTGTCGCGAAACAACAAGACCTGAAGGCGGCGTATGCCGAGATCCTGCCGCGCGTGTTTCATTGGTTGAACGAGCGCGGGGTCACCGCCACGAGCCCACCGCTCACGGTCTATCACTTCGTGAACCAGGAGACCGGAGACTTCGACGTGCAGCCGGGCTTTCTCGTGGCCGAAGCAATGCAGGGCGAAGGCGACATCGGTTGCGGCCAAACCGCGGGCGGTGAGGTTCTTTGCGCAACCCACGTTGGACCGTACACCGGGCTGGCCGAAACCTGGCAGGCGCTTTTCGCCCACGCCAAGACGATCCGGCGCCCTGTCACCAGGAGCTCGTGGGAGATCTACATGAGCAATCCCGACAAAGTCGCGCCCGAGAAGCTGCGTACCGATATCTTCGTACCCATCGACCCCCCGCCAGTCAGCTAGCGTGTGCCGGTTCTCTTTGGGGGCTTGGGGCCGAGCAGGTAGGCTAACCCCACCGAGCCGAAGTACAGGAGGTTCAGCGGCGCGATCATCAACAGCTGCGAGCCCACATCCGGCGGGGTCAGCAGGGCGGACAGCACCGCGGACAGCACGACCCACCAGCGTCCGAAATGTAACAGCTGGCGCCAGTTGACGATGTGCGCAAGCGCCAAGAAGCT harbors:
- a CDS encoding rod-binding protein, with the translated sequence MSVVAGQPEMLNALGEPRSDAREVEQAAERFEALFLKQLLDVLRKSLPQGTGLAGAGRSAQQYTRIFDQALADELAKAGGIGLGALVRDSMVGTPSLSNTPGNSTEADQVSLVASQPAGPVLPGGAGRLQQVATRLLERSERWAKDAALSTEELASPLETQAPGGVARFNVRDARGYLGYTKCNLFALEMARRAGFSVPVTGRAHGWGYPGADAVTRDAADGRLQSGWAKVVTGKTAQSLDRAIVEQGRAFLLTGSGRAGRPGHMAVVERVHSTDYRKNGELWKVTFDGWEARPDGAQRLLRRTWTRAPGPSGPSARRDLDRIEIIELNDMARKQGREQLLTSGAGASRMDG
- a CDS encoding flagellar basal body P-ring protein FlgI, giving the protein MSLSHTMCSAETLRRLLMALALYLGCGAGVAHAATIQALCDIKGVRSNQLIGYGLVVGLQGTGDTIQARFTIQSTAALLRRLGSTIDPKIIQTRNAAAVMVTATLPPFSNPGTRIDVTVSSMGNARSLLGGTLLQTPLYGADRKVYAVAQGPLVVGGFSASGASGSSVGKNVTTAGSVPQGAIVERRVRAPKLSSKVVYFALRQPSFVTARRIVAAISEAFGEQSATAQDSATIRVQVPESHKNDPVGLVAAIQMLEVQPDAPAKVVIDERTGTVVLGGGVRISEVAIAQGGLTVEISEQPLVSQPNPLGQGGTAVVPNSEVTVEQGRGSLHHLKATASLSELVSALNALGADPRDLLAIFQALRRAGALQAEIEVQ
- a CDS encoding flagellar basal body L-ring protein FlgH — encoded protein: MRLRLVTATCLLALLGCGPNHIRPHTPRQRSFDPGKYDDAYRPLSEGSLWSEGTRGLFADFRAGRVGDLVTIRIDEAASAQGDASTQTQRESSLGIGMPKLFGFTAALQRTYPDLDSTKLIDLMSESEFDGSGSTQRGTRVRADIGVRVKRVLPNGDLYVEGSKVLLINEEELHIYVSGVIRQQDIREDNSVSSGLIAEAQIELTGRGVLSDNQQRGWLTRLLAAINPF
- a CDS encoding flagella basal body P-ring formation protein FlgA produces the protein MLSASPKHWALVLATAAALLLGARPASAQLHDRVLLEELIPVLAGSELGRLELGPAPLPGATRVVRRQEVLAALRAAGRTSEGLQIPRARRVTRAAQRLSPSEVRALLRPALARALSPCKVDSIQVHTPLTLSAGPVTVRTTARAPRRSGRLGAAFTLSSGGRDKQMVAPVSVTCPEPTIASGRALRIVAVVGNVRASISGFAKQDGRVGDLIHVVTTSHKSLRARVLDSSTVQVLQ
- a CDS encoding efflux RND transporter permease subunit; its protein translation is MQRFALADIALKRPITVAMTLVAVVLVGTIGVFRLPLAFLPSESASRIEVEIDGSRISPEIAEREIVRPFEEAVAGLRDLRSMSIRAGYRGVDAELELAPGTDIDERKLELRERLDRLRGRLPDTVEDISISSSAGARDEPMMVLRIASDRKLEQQYYLLQNRIVRPLERVDGVARIELHGAQPHRIEIAVDLDAVERAGASFPDLRRAVRGAHQSRGLGVLRGASQSMGVRTLGGAASVAAYASIPVQRAARLSGAGPAASPAGSGGSTQVAATNPEEAGAPDPSLATLGQLATLVKRPRERRGGSRLDGRPAIGMSIYASAGAGVVDVSRRVRKTLETVRQDPELGDVHVIVFRDQGEVVLETLADLRDTGLYGGAIGLLVLFAFLRRTTNTFIAALCIPISVLATCGVLFLRGGELNCIVLLGLVLGVGMLVDNAVVIVEAIHLQRQRGAAPMAAAREGAREVGLATIASTLSSVIVFLPLIVSGPEEPLSAYLRPLGITFVIALLASLLVSQTLVPLLSGRFGGSGNRPARHTILGPLSRAYGSVVARTIRYPRLALLIGLAIAATTWIPLRGLKIEMGTERKSISIPIRIDIQGDATLEGIVAEVLALEQAVLPRKKELGLKALTCRYRSWWAYCQVYPEQIENEAQMSTLQARLSRLLPERLGVEYHLGDSGRRWWRNRDPRVIRFAVRGEDMGVVAQLTQELYQHLKQVLARGDANDPDAGGYDRIEGPFNEGGRELFLHLRPQRLQALGLRADQVASAVSLAFQGVPAGRVHAQEGEIAVRLTTGRLTERGPELRALEQFQVPLPRGGHVPLRSLAHTELRRAPWWTQREDRQTELRMSVRFFGSDRRANRKAVFDAIEGFDFPPGYSAGAATARWERKEKRSETEMLVNLVLCLVLVYAVMASLFESFLQPMGILITCLLGALGAPWAMWATGTTLDTVAVVGLFILVGIVVNNGIMLVDKITQLRATGMPRSEAVRRAGQDRLRPILMTAATTVLGLVPMLLHHPTLAGVYYHSIAIIIAGGLLTSTFITLLFLPATYVVFEDLARETRGVWRRVAGGSVSTNGSDRSW
- a CDS encoding GyrI-like domain-containing protein; this encodes MSITPCVKTLDPQYYVGIRRVAKQQDLKAAYAEILPRVFHWLNERGVTATSPPLTVYHFVNQETGDFDVQPGFLVAEAMQGEGDIGCGQTAGGEVLCATHVGPYTGLAETWQALFAHAKTIRRPVTRSSWEIYMSNPDKVAPEKLRTDIFVPIDPPPVS